One Streptomyces lincolnensis genomic region harbors:
- a CDS encoding dipeptide/oligopeptide/nickel ABC transporter permease/ATP-binding protein, translated as MLGTQKERGSAAEADRPGARHRWPALLLQDRFAFAAALVLVVVALCAVLGPVLVGDLATRQNLRDPGREPFSLEHGWAYVLGSDSLGRPVAARMIAAASTTMSVAVPAVLCSLVVGSLWGMWAGFHAGWRENVSLRVADVILSFPSLLLAVVVLYVFSPSVAALVLVLAVARIPVYLRTARAESAELRSRLFMDAARTFGTGSWASIRRHVAPSVLPTLLTVAALDFCFVMLTESSLSFLGIGIQPPDVSWGLMVAQGRQELRSAWWIAVFPGLAIVVTTVSATVLAAWARLSTDPGQRWRRGLRGGSRRVRARTGGGADAPVRGAGIQPAAPDRAVALDSTATTTPVSEDARSAALAVEGLSVDVHTPAGPAAVVRGVSFSVRSGQTLALLGESGCGKSMTAHAVAGLLDPAAKVVGGEARLGGEDLLALSGRARRRLAGPGVGIVFQDALSALNPVQTVGAQLAEPFRIHERMSRRAARAKAVDLMERVGISEARSRVGAYPHQFSGGMRQRLLIAMAVALRPRVLLADEPTTALDVTVQAQIMDLLDELRGEQRMALVLITHDLGLVADHADHVAVMYAGTVVETGPVSAVFAKPHHPYTRGLLESVPAEQHKGGRLNSIPGSPPDPLSVPTGCAFRTRCPMAREVCATLRPALAPTGADRAAACHFGKELADA; from the coding sequence ATGCTCGGGACGCAGAAGGAACGCGGGTCCGCCGCGGAGGCCGACCGGCCCGGGGCACGGCACCGGTGGCCCGCGCTGCTCCTCCAGGACCGGTTCGCCTTCGCGGCGGCACTGGTGCTGGTCGTGGTCGCGCTGTGTGCCGTACTGGGGCCAGTGCTCGTCGGGGATCTGGCCACGCGGCAGAATCTGCGCGATCCGGGACGGGAGCCGTTCAGCCTGGAACACGGCTGGGCCTATGTGCTCGGCAGCGACTCGCTGGGGCGGCCGGTCGCGGCACGGATGATCGCGGCGGCGAGCACGACGATGTCCGTGGCCGTGCCCGCCGTGCTGTGCTCGCTCGTCGTCGGCTCCCTGTGGGGCATGTGGGCGGGTTTTCACGCCGGTTGGCGCGAAAACGTGTCCCTGCGGGTGGCCGATGTGATCCTCAGCTTCCCCTCGCTGCTGCTGGCCGTGGTCGTGCTCTACGTCTTCTCGCCGAGCGTCGCCGCCCTCGTCCTGGTGCTCGCCGTCGCCCGGATCCCCGTGTATCTGCGCACCGCGCGGGCCGAGTCCGCCGAGCTGCGCAGCCGGCTGTTCATGGACGCGGCGCGTACCTTCGGCACCGGCAGCTGGGCGTCCATCCGCCGCCATGTCGCTCCCTCGGTCCTGCCCACCCTGCTCACCGTCGCCGCCCTCGACTTCTGCTTCGTGATGCTCACCGAGTCGTCGCTGAGCTTCCTGGGGATCGGCATCCAACCGCCGGACGTGAGCTGGGGGTTGATGGTGGCGCAGGGGCGGCAGGAGCTGCGCAGCGCGTGGTGGATCGCGGTCTTCCCCGGTCTCGCCATCGTCGTCACCACAGTGTCGGCGACCGTCCTCGCGGCGTGGGCCCGGCTGTCGACCGACCCCGGCCAGCGGTGGCGGCGCGGTCTGCGCGGCGGGAGCCGGCGCGTGCGTGCGAGGACCGGCGGTGGTGCCGACGCGCCGGTTCGGGGCGCCGGGATCCAGCCGGCCGCCCCCGACCGAGCCGTCGCGCTCGACAGCACGGCCACCACCACACCGGTTTCCGAGGACGCGCGCTCCGCCGCCCTGGCCGTGGAAGGCCTGAGCGTCGACGTCCACACCCCCGCCGGCCCGGCCGCGGTCGTGCGCGGGGTGAGCTTCTCCGTGCGCTCCGGCCAGACGCTGGCCCTGCTGGGCGAGTCGGGGTGCGGCAAGAGCATGACCGCGCACGCCGTCGCCGGACTTCTCGATCCGGCCGCCAAAGTCGTGGGCGGGGAGGCGCGGTTGGGCGGCGAGGACCTGCTCGCGCTCTCGGGACGGGCCAGGCGCAGGCTCGCCGGGCCCGGTGTGGGCATCGTCTTCCAGGACGCCCTCAGCGCGCTCAACCCGGTGCAGACGGTCGGGGCGCAGCTCGCCGAACCGTTCCGTATCCATGAGCGGATGTCCCGGCGCGCCGCGCGGGCCAAGGCGGTGGACCTGATGGAGCGGGTCGGCATCTCGGAGGCGCGCTCACGGGTGGGGGCTTATCCGCACCAGTTCTCCGGCGGGATGCGGCAGCGGCTGCTGATCGCGATGGCGGTCGCGCTGCGCCCGAGGGTGCTGCTCGCGGACGAGCCGACGACGGCGCTGGACGTCACCGTGCAGGCCCAGATCATGGACCTCCTCGACGAACTGCGCGGTGAGCAGCGGATGGCGCTGGTGCTCATCACCCACGACCTGGGACTCGTCGCCGATCACGCGGACCATGTCGCCGTGATGTACGCGGGCACGGTCGTGGAGACGGGCCCCGTGTCCGCGGTGTTCGCCAAGCCCCACCACCCGTACACCCGGGGGCTGTTGGAGTCCGTCCCGGCCGAGCAGCACAAGGGCGGGCGGCTGAACTCGATCCCGGGCAGTCCCCCGGATCCGCTGTCCGTGCCCACCGGTTGCGCCTTCCGTACGCGCTGTCCGATGGCGCGTGAGGTGTGCGCCACGCTCCGGCCGGCGCTGGCGCCGACCGGAGCCGACCGCGCCGCCGCCTGTCACTTCGGGAAGGAGCTGGCCGATGCCTGA
- a CDS encoding ABC transporter ATP-binding protein: MPEPAPLLEATGLTKSFAVPRTAKGSTRLRAVDGVDLRLGRGETLGLVGESGCGKSTLARMLLMLERPDEGTIRFDGVDPFALSGARLLAWRRKVQMVFQDPFGSLNPRLCAADLIGEPWLTHRDLVPARQRAARVGELLEMVGLRASDARRYPQEFSGGQRQRIGIARALALEPEVVVCDEPVSALDLSVQAQVLNLLGDLRDELGLSYVFISHDLSVVRHVADRVAVMYLGRIVESGPAEEVFERPYHPYTAALLSAAPAPASGAGAKRERIVLAGEIPSPADPPSGCRFRTRCWRAESICAETAPIPEFPLATAPHTAACHFPLEGTSTANDHSPVGR, translated from the coding sequence ATGCCTGAGCCCGCACCGCTGCTGGAGGCCACCGGCCTGACCAAGAGCTTCGCGGTACCGCGCACCGCGAAGGGCAGCACCAGGCTGCGCGCGGTCGACGGGGTGGACCTGCGCCTGGGACGCGGGGAGACCCTCGGCCTGGTCGGCGAATCCGGCTGCGGGAAGTCCACGCTGGCCCGGATGCTGCTGATGCTGGAGCGTCCCGACGAGGGCACGATCCGGTTCGACGGGGTCGATCCGTTCGCGCTGTCGGGCGCGCGGCTGCTGGCCTGGCGTCGCAAGGTGCAGATGGTCTTCCAGGATCCGTTCGGCTCCCTCAACCCCCGGCTGTGCGCGGCCGATCTGATCGGCGAGCCCTGGCTCACCCACCGCGATCTCGTGCCCGCCCGGCAACGCGCCGCGCGTGTGGGCGAGTTGCTGGAGATGGTCGGGCTGCGGGCGTCCGACGCGCGCCGCTACCCGCAGGAGTTCTCGGGAGGCCAGCGGCAGCGGATCGGGATCGCCCGCGCCCTGGCGCTGGAGCCCGAGGTCGTCGTCTGCGACGAGCCGGTCTCCGCGCTGGATCTCTCCGTGCAGGCGCAGGTGCTCAACCTGCTCGGCGACCTCCGGGACGAGCTGGGGCTGTCGTACGTGTTCATCTCGCACGACCTGTCCGTGGTGCGGCACGTGGCCGACCGCGTCGCCGTCATGTACCTGGGCAGGATCGTCGAGTCGGGCCCGGCCGAGGAGGTCTTCGAGCGGCCGTACCACCCGTACACGGCCGCGCTCCTGTCCGCGGCACCCGCCCCGGCGTCCGGCGCCGGGGCGAAGCGGGAGCGGATCGTTCTCGCCGGGGAGATCCCCTCACCGGCCGATCCGCCGTCGGGATGCCGGTTCCGGACGCGGTGCTGGCGCGCGGAGAGCATCTGTGCCGAAACCGCACCCATCCCTGAGTTTCCGCTCGCAACCGCCCCCCACACGGCCGCGTGCCACTTTCCGCTGGAGGGGACGTCGACGGCCAATGACCACTCTCCGGTGGGGAGATGA
- a CDS encoding ATP-binding cassette domain-containing protein, with protein sequence MSRAARTAGQSPAIHVADSHDLIRVHGARENNLKDVSIEIPKRRLTVFTGVSGSGKSSLVFNTIAAESQRLINETYSAFVQGFMPTLARPEVDVLDGLTTAIIVDQQRMSADPRSTVGTATDANAMLRILFSRLGKPHIGPPSAYSFNTASVRASGAITVQRGDKTKAERATFERTGGMCTRCEGRGTVSDIDLTQLYDDSKSIAEGAFTIPGWKSDSVWTVGLYAQSGFLDPNKPISRFTKKEMQAFLYGEPTKVKVNGVNLTYEGLIPKIQKSFLSKDKEAMQPHIRAFVERAVTFTTCPECDGTRLSEGARSSRIGKVSIADACAMEIRDLAEWVRGLTEPSVLPLLTALQQTLDSFTEIGLGYLALDRPSGSLSGGEAQRVKMIRHLGSSLTDTTYVFDEPTIGLHPHDIQRMNDLLLRLRDKGNTVLVVEHKPETIVIADHVVDLGPGAGTGGGTVCFEGTVEGLRAAGTITGRHFDDRSVLKESVRKPTGALEIRGAAKHNLQNVDVDIPLGVLCVVTGVAGSGKSSLVHGSVPASEGVVAVDQTPIRGSRRSNPATYTGLLDPIRKAFAKANGVKPALFSANSEGACPTCNGAGVIYVDLGMMAGVDTPCEDCEGKRFQPAVLEYRLGGRDISEVLAMSVTEAEAFFADGEAATPAAHRILTRLSDVGLGYLSLGQPLTTLSGGERQRLKLATHMAEKGGVYVLDEPTTGLHLADVEHLLGLLDRLVDSGKSVIVIEHHQAVMAHADWIIDLGPGAGHDGGRIVFEGTPADLVAARSTLTGEHLADYVGA encoded by the coding sequence ATGAGCAGGGCCGCGAGAACAGCCGGGCAGTCGCCGGCGATCCACGTCGCCGACAGTCACGACCTGATCCGTGTGCACGGAGCGCGCGAGAACAACCTCAAGGACGTGAGCATCGAGATCCCGAAGCGCCGCCTGACGGTGTTCACCGGTGTCTCGGGCTCCGGCAAGAGCTCGCTGGTGTTCAACACCATCGCCGCGGAGTCGCAGCGTCTGATCAACGAGACGTACAGCGCCTTCGTGCAGGGCTTCATGCCCACGCTGGCCCGGCCCGAGGTGGACGTGCTCGACGGGCTGACCACCGCGATCATCGTCGACCAGCAGCGGATGAGCGCCGACCCCCGCTCCACGGTCGGCACCGCCACCGACGCCAACGCGATGCTGCGGATCCTCTTCAGCCGGCTCGGCAAGCCGCACATCGGCCCGCCCAGCGCCTACTCCTTCAACACCGCCTCGGTGCGCGCGAGCGGCGCCATCACCGTCCAGCGCGGCGACAAGACGAAGGCCGAGCGGGCGACGTTCGAGCGCACCGGCGGGATGTGCACCCGCTGCGAGGGCCGCGGCACGGTCTCCGACATCGACCTCACCCAGCTCTACGACGACTCCAAGTCGATCGCCGAGGGCGCCTTCACCATCCCCGGCTGGAAGTCCGACAGCGTCTGGACCGTCGGGCTCTACGCCCAGTCCGGCTTCCTCGACCCGAACAAGCCGATCAGCCGGTTCACCAAGAAGGAGATGCAGGCCTTCCTCTACGGCGAGCCGACCAAGGTCAAGGTCAACGGCGTCAACCTCACCTACGAGGGGCTGATCCCCAAGATCCAGAAGTCGTTCCTGTCCAAGGACAAGGAGGCGATGCAGCCGCACATCCGGGCGTTCGTGGAACGGGCGGTCACCTTCACCACCTGTCCCGAGTGCGACGGCACCCGGCTGAGCGAGGGTGCCCGGTCGTCGAGGATCGGCAAGGTCAGCATCGCCGACGCCTGCGCGATGGAGATCAGGGACCTGGCCGAGTGGGTCCGCGGGCTGACCGAGCCGTCGGTGCTGCCGCTGCTCACGGCGCTCCAGCAGACCCTCGACTCCTTCACGGAGATCGGCCTGGGCTATCTCGCGCTGGACCGGCCGTCGGGCTCGCTCTCGGGCGGTGAGGCGCAGCGCGTGAAGATGATCCGCCACCTCGGATCCTCGCTCACCGACACGACGTACGTCTTCGACGAGCCCACCATCGGCCTGCACCCCCATGACATCCAGCGGATGAACGACCTGCTGCTGCGGCTGCGGGACAAGGGCAACACCGTGCTCGTCGTCGAGCACAAGCCGGAGACGATCGTCATCGCCGACCACGTCGTCGACCTCGGCCCCGGCGCGGGTACGGGGGGCGGCACCGTCTGCTTCGAGGGCACCGTCGAGGGGCTGCGGGCCGCCGGCACCATCACCGGGCGCCACTTCGACGACCGGTCCGTGCTCAAGGAGTCGGTGCGCAAGCCCACCGGGGCCCTGGAGATCAGGGGGGCGGCCAAGCACAACCTCCAGAACGTCGACGTCGACATCCCGCTCGGGGTGCTCTGTGTGGTCACCGGCGTCGCCGGTTCCGGCAAGAGCTCGCTCGTCCACGGCTCGGTGCCCGCGTCCGAGGGCGTGGTGGCGGTGGACCAGACCCCGATCCGCGGCTCGCGACGGAGCAACCCGGCGACGTACACCGGACTGCTCGACCCGATCCGCAAGGCCTTCGCCAAGGCCAACGGCGTGAAGCCGGCGCTGTTCAGCGCCAACTCCGAGGGCGCCTGCCCCACCTGCAACGGCGCGGGCGTCATCTATGTCGACCTGGGGATGATGGCCGGCGTCGACACCCCCTGCGAGGACTGCGAGGGCAAGCGGTTCCAGCCCGCCGTCCTCGAATACCGTCTCGGCGGCCGCGACATCAGCGAGGTGCTGGCGATGTCGGTGACCGAGGCCGAGGCCTTCTTCGCCGACGGCGAGGCGGCCACACCGGCCGCGCACCGGATCCTCACCCGGCTCTCCGACGTCGGACTCGGCTACCTCAGCCTCGGGCAGCCGCTCACCACCCTCTCCGGCGGCGAACGGCAGCGGCTGAAGCTGGCCACCCACATGGCGGAGAAGGGCGGCGTCTACGTCCTCGACGAGCCGACCACGGGTCTGCACCTCGCCGACGTCGAGCATCTGCTCGGCCTGCTCGACCGGCTCGTCGACTCCGGGAAGTCGGTCATCGTCATCGAGCACCACCAGGCCGTCATGGCGCACGCCGACTGGATCATCGACCTCGGCCCCGGCGCCGGTCACGACGGCGGCCGGATCGTCTTCGAGGGCACCCCGGCCGACCTGGTGGCCGCCCGCTCCACCCTCACCGGGGAGCACCTGGCGGACTACGTCGGCGCCTGA
- a CDS encoding VOC family protein yields MDITLHASFLPHDDPDASLAFYRDLLGFEVRGDVAHDRRRRITVGPTGQPGTSVVLEPPGTDPSVTDAERRTIAEMMAKGTFASLILATPDLDGTFERLQAGAEVVQEPTKQPWGVRDCAVRDPAGNLIRVQELG; encoded by the coding sequence ATGGACATCACCCTGCACGCGAGCTTCCTCCCGCACGACGACCCCGACGCCTCCCTCGCCTTCTACCGGGACCTGCTGGGCTTCGAGGTCCGCGGCGACGTCGCGCACGACCGCAGGCGCCGGATCACGGTCGGGCCCACAGGCCAGCCCGGCACGTCCGTCGTCCTCGAACCACCGGGCACCGACCCGAGCGTCACCGACGCGGAGCGCCGCACCATCGCCGAGATGATGGCCAAGGGCACCTTCGCGAGCCTGATCCTGGCCACCCCCGACCTCGACGGCACCTTCGAACGGCTCCAGGCCGGCGCCGAGGTCGTCCAGGAACCGACGAAGCAGCCGTGGGGCGTGCGCGACTGCGCCGTACGCGATCCCGCGGGCAATCTCATCCGCGTCCAGGAGCTGGGCTGA
- a CDS encoding NAD(P)/FAD-dependent oxidoreductase, translating into MHDGDVVVIGGGYAGVRVAKRLDATARVTLVDRKDVFFHRIAALRAGVRPEWSVTPFIPYDRLLRGGRVVRGKAVSIDTAERQVVLATGERLPYDVAVIATGADYPEPARFTGTTTEEAVKSFAGHQSAVAGAEHVLVVGGGPSGVELSAEIRLARPDARVTLAHSGPALLHSTGSARAGRKALAWLEAHDVEVRLDSFMSPGNDFGTYRDARGNVTAADLSFWATGTTPNTLWLRLGGHRDWLNPAGHVKVDRMLRVEGFPNVFAVGDVNDATELKITPAALAQADLAAFNIRSYLQSPGRHRKEPRLYRPVHRTPLIVPFGPADGITLLPVPGGENAVLGSRTAVLAKSKTLMTPYMRRQLGYTAT; encoded by the coding sequence GTGCACGACGGCGACGTAGTAGTGATCGGCGGTGGCTACGCGGGTGTCCGCGTGGCGAAACGACTGGACGCGACGGCCCGGGTGACGCTCGTGGACCGCAAGGACGTCTTCTTCCACCGCATCGCCGCCCTGCGCGCCGGAGTGCGCCCCGAATGGTCGGTCACGCCCTTCATCCCCTACGACCGGCTGCTGCGCGGCGGACGCGTGGTCAGGGGCAAGGCGGTGAGCATCGACACCGCCGAGCGGCAGGTGGTCCTCGCGACGGGGGAGCGGCTGCCGTACGACGTGGCGGTGATCGCCACCGGCGCTGACTACCCCGAACCCGCCCGCTTCACCGGCACCACCACCGAGGAGGCGGTGAAGTCCTTCGCCGGCCACCAGAGCGCCGTCGCCGGCGCCGAGCACGTCCTCGTCGTCGGCGGCGGGCCCTCCGGGGTGGAGCTCAGTGCCGAGATACGCCTGGCCCGGCCGGACGCCCGGGTCACCCTCGCCCACTCCGGGCCCGCGCTGCTGCACTCCACGGGCAGCGCACGAGCCGGCCGCAAGGCACTGGCCTGGCTGGAGGCCCACGACGTCGAGGTACGGCTCGACTCGTTCATGTCCCCCGGCAACGACTTCGGCACCTACCGCGACGCGCGCGGCAACGTCACCGCCGCGGACCTCTCCTTCTGGGCCACCGGCACCACGCCCAACACGCTCTGGCTGCGGCTGGGCGGCCACCGCGACTGGCTCAACCCGGCCGGACACGTCAAGGTCGACCGGATGCTCAGGGTCGAGGGATTCCCGAACGTCTTCGCCGTCGGCGACGTCAACGACGCCACCGAACTCAAGATCACCCCTGCCGCGCTCGCCCAGGCCGACCTCGCCGCCTTCAACATCCGCTCCTACCTCCAGAGCCCGGGCAGGCACCGCAAGGAACCCCGCCTGTACCGGCCGGTCCACCGCACCCCGCTCATCGTCCCCTTCGGCCCGGCCGACGGCATCACCCTGCTGCCCGTGCCGGGAGGGGAGAACGCCGTCCTGGGCAGCCGCACCGCCGTGCTGGCCAAGTCGAAGACCCTCATGACCCCGTACATGAGGCGCCAGCTCGGGTACACGGCCACCTGA
- a CDS encoding ABC transporter substrate-binding protein translates to MQRRILGLATVLITAVGATACGSSDSGSAPSSPSGGSGTTTVKVGIIPIVDVAPLYLGQRKGFFSSRGIKLEMVSAQGGAAIIPGVVSGQFQFGFSNTTSLMVAQTKRIPVKSVANGAATNGKVGGDVTGLLVKKDSSVKSAKDLAGRRVAVNTLQNIGDTTVRESVRLAGGDASDVKFVEVPFDQMPAALDGGRVDAAWMGEPAQTIAKAQGARVVASPFAETDPKLTVATYFTSTRLTEQNPDLVKRFTEAMTESLRYATDHPDEARQVLTTYTKISGDVLKKLILPGWPAQVDMASLEKLASLSEKDGLFGDKKPDLDALFS, encoded by the coding sequence ATGCAGAGGCGCATTCTCGGGCTCGCCACAGTGCTGATCACCGCCGTCGGGGCGACCGCGTGCGGATCGTCCGACTCGGGGTCGGCCCCTTCCTCACCCTCGGGTGGCAGCGGAACCACCACCGTCAAGGTCGGCATCATTCCGATCGTCGACGTGGCGCCGCTCTATCTGGGCCAGCGCAAGGGGTTCTTCAGCAGTCGTGGCATCAAGCTGGAGATGGTGAGCGCCCAGGGCGGCGCGGCGATCATCCCCGGTGTCGTGAGCGGGCAGTTCCAGTTCGGGTTCAGCAACACCACCTCCCTGATGGTGGCCCAGACCAAGCGAATCCCGGTCAAGTCCGTGGCCAACGGCGCGGCGACCAACGGCAAGGTCGGGGGCGATGTCACCGGCCTGCTGGTCAAGAAGGACAGCTCCGTGAAGTCCGCCAAGGACCTCGCCGGGCGCCGGGTCGCGGTCAACACCCTCCAGAACATCGGGGACACCACGGTGCGCGAGTCGGTCCGGCTGGCCGGCGGCGACGCGTCCGACGTGAAGTTCGTCGAGGTCCCCTTCGACCAGATGCCGGCCGCCCTGGACGGCGGCCGGGTGGACGCCGCCTGGATGGGCGAGCCCGCGCAGACGATCGCCAAGGCGCAGGGAGCCCGGGTCGTGGCCTCGCCGTTCGCCGAGACGGACCCGAAGCTCACCGTGGCGACGTACTTCACCTCGACGCGGCTCACCGAGCAGAACCCCGACCTGGTGAAGAGGTTCACCGAGGCGATGACCGAGTCGCTGCGGTACGCCACCGACCACCCGGACGAGGCACGGCAGGTCCTCACCACCTACACCAAGATCAGTGGGGACGTCCTGAAGAAGCTGATCCTGCCCGGCTGGCCCGCGCAGGTCGACATGGCCTCGCTGGAGAAACTGGCCTCGCTCAGCGAGAAGGACGGTCTCTTCGGCGACAAGAAGCCGGACCTGGACGCCCTGTTCTCGTGA
- a CDS encoding alpha/beta hydrolase family protein — protein sequence MTPAPHDAPAFHDLFAAQSRLTDLVLAPDGTRLIASVQTSDDAGTGYVPRLWEVDPAGERGTRPVPGSGAGDFAPAFAADGTLLFLSGRTSAEEGGTGDAALWALPEQGETRRIAHHPGGISTFATAAHADAVVYTAALLPGATDAESHARLLRNRQDAGVDAVLYETGPVRAGAAEPHTFVLHAEGTPVNVGAQGLAGSGDTALSPDGSLVASTRAPTDRTPDTNVLVVADAVTGAERHVFSRAGHHYYSPAFTADGSALVCQRQREETYDAEWRVTLVAFDLTSGEETDLLPDFDNWPWPGRAVLSPLPGDGTLWFTGDERGHCPVFRRDPDGTITRLTASGAHDSLCVTPDASTLYALRGTLDEAPRVVQLDAAEADQQPAFLTPAGDLAPLPGTLTEVHTEADDGFPLRGWLTLPDGASADRPAPLVVVPHGGPQGSWSGWPWLWNPWPFAARGYAVLLPDPALSSGYGQRMQQRGLGRFGEVPYQDVMALTDAALRREDLDATRTAMAGWSFGGYLAGRTATLTDRFKAIVSHGGMWNLEAFQNDTDMHAYFRKIFGDPRTDRERYEADSPHLDAEKVTTPVLIVHGGKDYRVPVGQALGLHNDLRRLGVPVRFLHFPDEGHGIDVPTHIRVLYETMLNFLDHHVLGEDWRRPTLL from the coding sequence ATGACACCCGCCCCGCACGACGCCCCGGCGTTCCACGACCTGTTCGCCGCGCAATCACGCCTGACGGACCTGGTCCTCGCGCCCGACGGCACGCGTCTGATCGCGTCCGTGCAGACCAGCGACGACGCCGGTACCGGATACGTGCCGAGGCTGTGGGAGGTCGACCCGGCGGGCGAACGCGGCACCCGCCCCGTGCCCGGGTCCGGCGCGGGCGACTTCGCGCCGGCGTTCGCCGCCGACGGCACGCTGCTGTTCCTCTCCGGCCGCACGTCCGCAGAGGAGGGCGGCACCGGGGATGCGGCGCTGTGGGCACTCCCCGAGCAGGGCGAGACCCGGCGGATCGCCCACCACCCGGGTGGCATATCCACCTTCGCCACGGCCGCGCACGCCGACGCCGTCGTCTACACCGCGGCCCTGCTGCCCGGCGCCACCGACGCCGAGTCGCACGCGAGGCTGCTCCGGAACCGACAGGACGCCGGGGTCGACGCCGTGCTGTACGAGACCGGTCCGGTCCGCGCCGGAGCCGCCGAGCCGCACACCTTCGTCCTGCACGCCGAGGGCACCCCGGTGAACGTCGGCGCCCAGGGACTCGCGGGCAGCGGCGACACGGCACTCTCGCCGGACGGCTCCCTGGTCGCCTCCACCCGTGCCCCGACCGACCGGACTCCGGACACGAACGTCCTGGTGGTCGCCGACGCGGTGACGGGCGCCGAGCGCCACGTCTTCTCCCGGGCCGGCCACCACTACTACAGCCCGGCCTTCACCGCCGACGGCTCGGCTCTCGTCTGCCAGCGCCAGCGTGAGGAGACGTACGACGCCGAGTGGCGGGTCACGCTCGTCGCGTTCGACCTGACCTCCGGCGAGGAGACCGATCTCCTGCCGGACTTCGACAACTGGCCGTGGCCGGGCCGAGCGGTCCTCTCACCGCTTCCCGGGGACGGCACACTGTGGTTCACCGGCGACGAGCGGGGCCACTGCCCGGTCTTCCGCCGCGACCCGGACGGCACGATCACCCGTCTCACCGCCTCGGGCGCGCATGACTCGCTGTGCGTGACGCCCGACGCCTCCACCCTCTACGCCCTGCGCGGCACCCTCGACGAAGCGCCCCGGGTGGTCCAGTTGGACGCCGCCGAGGCCGACCAGCAGCCAGCGTTCCTCACGCCCGCCGGTGACCTCGCACCCCTTCCCGGCACCCTGACCGAGGTGCACACCGAGGCCGACGACGGCTTCCCGCTGCGCGGCTGGCTCACCCTGCCCGACGGCGCCTCGGCCGACCGCCCGGCGCCGCTGGTCGTCGTCCCGCACGGCGGACCGCAGGGGTCCTGGAGCGGCTGGCCGTGGCTGTGGAACCCGTGGCCGTTCGCGGCCCGCGGCTACGCGGTCCTGCTGCCGGACCCGGCGCTGTCCTCCGGCTACGGGCAGCGCATGCAGCAACGCGGCCTGGGCCGGTTCGGCGAAGTGCCGTACCAGGACGTCATGGCCCTGACGGACGCGGCGCTGCGGCGCGAGGACCTCGACGCGACCCGGACGGCGATGGCCGGCTGGTCCTTCGGGGGGTATCTCGCCGGCCGGACCGCGACCCTGACCGACCGGTTCAAGGCGATCGTCTCGCACGGCGGGATGTGGAACCTGGAGGCGTTCCAGAACGACACGGACATGCACGCCTACTTCCGGAAGATCTTCGGCGACCCGCGCACCGACCGCGAGCGGTACGAAGCCGACTCACCGCACCTCGACGCGGAGAAGGTGACGACACCGGTGCTGATCGTCCACGGCGGCAAGGACTACCGGGTGCCGGTGGGCCAGGCGCTCGGCCTCCACAACGACCTGCGGCGGCTCGGCGTGCCCGTCCGCTTCCTGCACTTCCCGGACGAGGGCCACGGCATCGACGTACCGACCCACATCCGCGTCCTGTACGAGACGATGCTGAACTTCCTCGACCACCACGTCCTGGGCGAGGACTGGAGGCGGCCCACGCTGCTGTAG
- a CDS encoding DMT family transporter, protein MVMSPVFLAVLISLVSAVCYAMAAVVQERTAADTAGVRGALARGSWWWSVALNATGALLHVVALRYGPLTLVQPLGALSLVVAVPLGSLVARRRTSRTQWRGMALTLAGLTALLTVTASGHAPDDTLHTTEMLGVALAAVAAVAVLVRFAARHSALEGLAFAAASGVASGIGSTLAQKLVVGPTVSWSTALVAALTVGFAVVGLLLSQRAYRSGLGGPLALLTLLNPVTASSVGIALLGEGFQYGETGTLLALAGAVAAVHGVTLLSRPQAPATAPGPRWSDGHDRPRLPASRPTAEALTPAGVDILGAGRAM, encoded by the coding sequence ATGGTGATGTCTCCGGTCTTCCTCGCCGTACTCATCTCCCTGGTCTCGGCCGTCTGCTACGCCATGGCCGCGGTGGTCCAGGAGCGGACCGCCGCCGACACCGCGGGTGTGCGCGGCGCGCTGGCCCGCGGCTCGTGGTGGTGGTCGGTGGCCCTCAACGCCACGGGCGCGCTGCTGCACGTGGTGGCCCTGCGCTACGGGCCGCTGACCCTGGTGCAGCCGCTGGGCGCGCTGAGCCTGGTGGTGGCGGTGCCCCTGGGCTCGCTGGTCGCCCGTCGGCGCACCTCGCGCACCCAGTGGCGCGGCATGGCCCTCACGCTCGCCGGGCTCACCGCCCTGCTGACCGTCACCGCCTCGGGTCACGCGCCCGACGACACCCTGCACACCACCGAGATGCTCGGGGTCGCGCTCGCCGCCGTCGCGGCCGTCGCCGTCCTCGTACGCTTCGCCGCACGCCACTCCGCCCTGGAGGGCCTCGCGTTCGCGGCGGCCTCCGGCGTCGCCTCCGGGATCGGCTCCACACTGGCGCAGAAGCTCGTCGTCGGACCGACGGTCTCCTGGAGTACGGCGCTGGTGGCGGCGCTGACGGTCGGGTTCGCCGTGGTCGGGCTGCTGCTGTCCCAGCGGGCCTACCGCAGCGGGCTCGGCGGTCCTCTCGCCCTGCTCACGCTCCTCAACCCGGTCACCGCGTCCTCCGTCGGCATCGCCCTGCTCGGCGAGGGCTTCCAGTACGGCGAGACCGGCACCCTGCTGGCGCTCGCCGGTGCCGTGGCGGCCGTGCACGGAGTCACCCTGCTCAGCCGCCCTCAGGCCCCCGCCACTGCACCCGGCCCGCGGTGGAGCGACGGCCACGACCGGCCGCGCCTGCCGGCCTCGCGGCCCACCGCCGAGGCACTGACTCCCGCCGGCGTCGACATCCTCGGTGCGGGCCGGGCCATGTGA